TTGGGGCGGGGCGCTTTTTAAAAGCTCCTCAAGCGCAAAATCCTCAAAGAAAGCGCTTGCTGTTTCGGCGGTTGCCGTAGAACCGCCGTAATTTATGGGGGTTTGGTTTTTCTTGCTTAAGAAATTATGAATGCTATGTCCTGTTTCGTGCGCCAAGGTCAAAACATCCGTTAGCCTGTTGGTATGGTTAAGAAGAATGAAATTAGGTTGGCTTATTAAACCTCCCGCGCAAAACGCGCCCCCAGCTTTTCCTACTTTTGGATACACATCTATTGAACCTTTTTCTACCAAATCCAAGAATATTTCGGAAAATTGCGGATCCAGTTTACGCAGGACTTTATGGACTATTTCTACCGACTTTTCAAAAGAAAAAGTTGTTTTTATTTTTCCAATTTCCACATTCCTCTCGTGATATTTTAATTTTTTAACTTTCAAAATGTTTGCTTTAAGCTCGTAATATTTATGAGAGATATAAAAATTTTCGGTTACATTTCTAATCAACGAATCCACAACGAAAGGTTCTACATCATCTTCAAGAAGGCGCGGGAGATCCGGTCTTTTAATGTTTTTAAGCTCGTCTATAACTTTTTTGTTTTTGAGTATTGAATTTATTTCGTTTTCGGCAATGTCCGCATTCTTAAGGAAAATATCGTTAAGCGCGGAAGCGGCAGAGTTTCGTTCCTTTTTGTTTTGGCTTTCTGTTAAACTTATAAGTTCCGATAAAGTTTTTCTTTTCCTTTGTTCTTTTGAAAGAATGCTAGATGTCATTTTTACCCAGTTTGAATAAGAAGTTTCTTGAGTTAAATTCAATAATTTCTCTTCCTTTTCTGATAAAAGGTATTTAGCGTTTTTGAAAAGCATATTCAAAAAATGATGGTACTTTTTTAAGCTTGCCGTTTCTAGGAACAATTTTTGTTTAGCAGGCGCTATTTTGGAGAGATGGTACTCAAAAAATTGTATATCGTTTTCTATTTTTGTGGCGAGATCGCTTATTTTGGATAGGCTGGCTTTAATTTCAGGATTATTTTGATCCAGGGCGTTTTTTAGTCCAAAAAAATAACCTAAATTGCCCCCTCCCGCAAAATATCCTAACCACCCTTCGTATTCCAAAAGCGCTTTTTTTAAAATCTTCGGGTTTTCTAGATAATCCTTTCTTCCATGCCATTTGTTTATAAATTGGTAGGATTTATCGCTAATTTTCTTTTTTTCGTATTCCTCGTTTTTGTTTGGCAGAATTTTTGCCAAATCCCACGAGGTTTTAATGTTTATTTTCATATCAACGAAAAAACGGGAAATCCTGTCCTCAAAGGGGGAGGCTCCGATAGGTGAACCCCGTTATGGGCGGCGCGCAGGCCCCCAGCTCTCTCTCCGAGGTAGGGTTTACGCAAAGTATCGTTTAAACTCCGCGGTCGAAGACAGGACTTCCCGTTTTTAATTAAGTTTTTTTAAGCCCGCCTCTCCCACAAGCGGCACAAAACGAAAGGTTCCGTAATTTTCTGTTTTAGCGCCCTCTTCCGTTTTTACCACCTTTATCATTTGTTGAGACACATTGTTCCCCACCGGAACCACGAGTCTCCCACCAATTTTTAGTTGGTTGATTAAGGCGCTTGGAATTTTTGGCGCCGCGGCGGTTACGGTTATTGCGTCAAAAGGAGCTTTGTCTTTAAGCCCCACCCCGCCATCGCTTATTATAACTGTTACATTTGATATGTTCAATCTTTTTAATCTTTCCCTTGCCTTTATGGCTAAAATAGGGAGGACCTCAACAGTGTACACAGTCTTGCATAATTTTCCTAAAATCGCCGCCGCATAACCGGAACCCGCGCCAACTTCTAAAACAGTTTCCTCCCCCTTTAATTCCAGCAATTCGGTCATAAAAGCAACTGTGTATGGTTGAGAAATAGTTTGACCCTCTCCTATAGGAATAGGAGAGTCGGCATAAGCTTGGCTGTTAAAACTTTGAGGAACAAAAATTTCTCGTGGGATTTGCGCAAAAGCGTCCAGAACCCCCGCGTCTTTTATCCCGCGAGATTTTAGTTGTTCCTCCACCATCTGTTTTCGTAAATCAATGTAGTTCATTTTTTTGATTTGTTAAATATAGTTTTAATTCCTTCTATCATTATTATAACTAAAAAGGAACACAGAATAACTATTGTCCAATGATAAATGTTTAAAGGTAAAAGACCCAGAATTTTTTGGAAGAACGGATTATATAGGGCAAGCATTTGCAAAAGCAGACCGCCTGCCACGGCAAGCAAAAGAGCTTTGTTAGAAAAAACATTTTTGTCTTTAAGAAGGGGTATTCTTAAATTACGGCAGGAGAAAACATATATTAACGAGGCCGTTCCTACGACTGCAAAAACTATGGTTCGGGAAAGAACAAGGTCGTTGGATAATCTCATAAAAGCCGCAAAAACCGCAAGCGCTCCAAAACCGGTTATGGAACTTATAAAAAGAATTAAGAGTTTCCGTTCGTTATCAAGCAGGGGTTCCTCTGGTCTTCGCGGGGGCTCTTTCATTAAATCTGGTCTTTTAGGGTCTATGGTAAGCGCTAAATTGGGAAGGCCATCGGTTATTAGATTTATCCAAAGAAT
The sequence above is a segment of the Patescibacteria group bacterium genome. Coding sequences within it:
- a CDS encoding protein-L-isoaspartate(D-aspartate) O-methyltransferase — protein: MNYIDLRKQMVEEQLKSRGIKDAGVLDAFAQIPREIFVPQSFNSQAYADSPIPIGEGQTISQPYTVAFMTELLELKGEETVLEVGAGSGYAAAILGKLCKTVYTVEVLPILAIKARERLKRLNISNVTVIISDGGVGLKDKAPFDAITVTAAAPKIPSALINQLKIGGRLVVPVGNNVSQQMIKVVKTEEGAKTENYGTFRFVPLVGEAGLKKLN
- a CDS encoding M3 family oligoendopeptidase, whose protein sequence is MKINIKTSWDLAKILPNKNEEYEKKKISDKSYQFINKWHGRKDYLENPKILKKALLEYEGWLGYFAGGGNLGYFFGLKNALDQNNPEIKASLSKISDLATKIENDIQFFEYHLSKIAPAKQKLFLETASLKKYHHFLNMLFKNAKYLLSEKEEKLLNLTQETSYSNWVKMTSSILSKEQRKRKTLSELISLTESQNKKERNSAASALNDIFLKNADIAENEINSILKNKKVIDELKNIKRPDLPRLLEDDVEPFVVDSLIRNVTENFYISHKYYELKANILKVKKLKYHERNVEIGKIKTTFSFEKSVEIVHKVLRKLDPQFSEIFLDLVEKGSIDVYPKVGKAGGAFCAGGLISQPNFILLNHTNRLTDVLTLAHETGHSIHNFLSKKNQTPINYGGSTATAETASAFFEDFALEELLKSAPPQEKTALLMHKLNSDVATIFRQVACYNFERELHQNFRKEGYLSKEKIGEIFQKNMKSYMGDFVEQSAGSENWWVYWSHIRTFFYVYSYASGLLISKSLQKMVKENPKDIAKVKNFLMAGESKSPYQLFKEMGVDIASKNFWSAGIDEVEKLLNETETISRGFL